The Rouxiella sp. WC2420 region TTCAGCTCGGCACAGGCTCTGGCAATGCGCTGGCCTGCTTCTTCTACAGTGGCGAAATCTGTTGCAATTGAAAGACGGAAATACGGTGACAGGCCGAAAGCACTTCCCGAAACACCAGAAACGCCGCTTTCGAGCAGGAAGTTCATCACGTCGCTTTCCGATTCGATGAGCTTGCCGTCGCTACGCTGACGACCCAGCAAACCTTCACAGTTGACGAACACAAAGAATGCGCCCTCAGGACGTAATAAACGCAGCCCCTCGACCTGAGAAAGCGTCTCCACCAGCACGTCGCGACGCGCCTGATAAGCCGCCACCTGAGGCTGAATAAACGCCAGACCGCCATCGAAAGCGGCTACTGCCGCGGCCTGACTCACCGAACTGGCACCAGAACTGTTTTGCGACTGCACCACCGCCATCGCGTTGGTCAACGCCTTTGGACCCGCGCCGTAACCAATTCGCCAGCCGGTCATGGCATACGTTTTTGACACTCCGCCAACCAGCAAGGTGCGCTCACGTAAATCATCGGCAATGTTAAGCAGGCTGACATGCTGACGGCCATCAAACAACACGTGCTCGTAAAGTTCGTCGAGCAAAATCCACACCTGCGGATGACGACGCAACACTTCAGCCAGTGCTGCCAGCTCGTTGGCATCGTAAACTGCACCACTCGGGTTACCCGGATTATTAAGGATTAGCCAACGAGTGCGCTGAGTTATCGCTTGCTCAAGCTGTGCGGGAGTAAGCTTATATTCCTGCTCGATGGGGCAATCGAGGAATACCGGCGTACCCCCGTTAAAACGCACGCTGTCCGGAAAAGTCGGCCAGAATGGCACCGGCACCAGCACTTCGTCGCCGTCATTGAGGGTTGCGGCAAAGGCATTGAAAATAATCTGCTTGGCGCCGTTGGCGATGACGATTTGCCCGGCGTCAAATTCAAGCTTGTTTTCGCGCGCCAGTTTACGCTGTACGGCCTGGCGCAGTGGTTTGATGCCCGGCGTAGGCGTGTACTTGGTTTCACCGCGTTCAATGGCTGCGTAAGCTGCCTGTTTAATGTGTTCCGGAGTGTCAAAATCTGGCTCGCCGGTCGTTAAGTCGGCAATATCTACACCGGCTTCTTTCAGGCTGTTAGTCAGCTGTTTGGCTGCCGCGTTCGGTGACATCGATACCCGCTGCACGCGGTCAGATAACACTAATGTGGATAAAACATGGCTCATGGTAAACCCTCTCCTGACAAGGAAGCTCAGACCACCGGCAAACCGAGGTTTTCACGCAGCGTGGAGAACTCGTAGCTTTCACGGAACAGGCCACGGGCGCGCAGTACGGGAATAACCAGTTCAACAAACAGGTCGAGCTGCTCGGGGATAATCGCTGGCATGATATTAAAGCCGTCCGCACCTTCCTGCTCCAGCCACAGCTGCAAGTCGTCGGCGATATCTTCTGCAGTCCCGACAATCACCCGGTGACCACGGGAACCGGCGGCAATCGCGGCCAGCTCGCGCAGGGTCAGATTTTCCCGCTCGGCAAGGTCAGTCAGCAGCTTGACGCGGCTCTGATTACCTTCAACCGCAGGAATTTCCGGCACCGGACCGTCCAGCGGATATTGACTCATATCCAGGCCAAAGCGCGCAGAAAGCTGCTTGATACCATTGTCGATATCCACCAGCAGATTCAGCTGACGCCAGGTTTCTTTTGCTTCTGCCAGAGAGCGGCCGACGATTGGCATCACCCCCGGCAGGATCAAAAGGTGATCCGGGTTGCGGCCCGCCTCAACCACCTGCTGTTTTTGCGAACGGTAAAACGCCTGACCTTCTTCCAGACTGGCAGAAGCGGTGAAGACTACCTCGGCGGTGTGCGCCGCCAGTTTTTGACCGTCGGCAGACGAACCGGCTTCAATAATAACCGGTTTGCCCTGTGGCGAACGGGTGATATTTAACGGGCCTTGCACTTGATAATGTTCACCGCGGTGGTCAATCGCGTTGATTTTGTCGTCAACGAAATACTGGCCGGTTTCTTTATTGGCGATAACTGCGCCTTCCTGCCAGCCTTCCCACAGTTTATTGGTGACCTGCAAGAACTCGGTTGCTTTGGCGTAGCGGTCAGCGTGGCCCGGCATATCTTCTTTCGAGAAGTTGCGCGCCACGTCGTTGGAATACGAGGTCACCACGTTCCAGGCTGCACGACCGCGGCTAATGTGGTCCAGTGACGAGAAACTGCGCGCCAGAGTAAACGGGTCGCTGAAAGTCGTGGATGCAGTCGCGGCCAGACCAATGTGACACGTGTTAACCGCCACGGCAGACAACAGAGTCAGTGGCTCAAGACGCGCCATGGTTGAAGGCAAACGGTGCACGTTGGTTGCCAGCGCATCGCCGACGAAGAACATATCAAAGGTGCCTTCTTCGGCCTTTTTGGCAATGCTGATCAGCCAGTCGATATCGGTCGGGGAACCCAGTCGCTGGGTAAGACGCCAGCCGCTAACGTGATGGCCCAGTGGCTGAACAAACAGTCCGAGACGCATTTTACGTGGAGAATTCGAGGACCTGGTCATGGTGTTCCTTAATGTGATTCAAATCGCGAAATAACAAAAATAGTGGCGGTGATGTCGACTGTCGTACTCACCGCTCTACTGCGTCGGTCAGCTCTTAATAAGCGCGTTCACTGGCTTTTAAAGCCTGCAGGATAGTCGTTGCTGACAGCGTAAACGGCAGTCGCGCAGCGTTTTGCGCCGAAAACTTCACTTCCTGCGCCATCTTCTGCAACGCCTCTTCACGATTGCCGTCCAGAGTTGGCAACCGCAGCGGCGCATCAAACTGTTTCAACAGCGTCAACAGAACAGCGTCCGGTTCTCCGCCGTGATTTTCCAAAATTGACTGTAACAACAGGCCGAAACCGACTTTCTCACCGTGCAGCCAGTGGTGAAGCTCAGGCTGATGCGTCATCCGGTTGTGCAGCGCGTGCGCCACGCCGGGGGCAGGAAAATCATCGCGCATGCTGTTAGCCATACCGGCCATGGCGATATTGGCGTCGATGACTTTGATAAGCGCAGGCGTTACCCGCTGCTGCTGGTTGTCGGCGACCGCCTGCTGGCCGAACGCCATAAAGGTGTCTACCGCCAGCCGTGCGGCCATAACTTTAAGATTCAGCGCCAGACTGTCGGCATTTTTCTGCTGATAAGGGCGGAATTCGTACCATTTTGCCAGCGCGTCGACGATCCCGGCTTTCAAGAAACGCACATCACTGCGGGCAATGACTTCACTGTCAACCAACACCAGTACAGGCATCTTGGTCAACGGCTGGCTGCGCTCATGGCCGCCTGCTTCGTTATAGATAATAGTGATCGGCGACCAGGCAGCACAGGTGGCGGCCACGGTCGGGAAGGTCACGATAGAAACGCCGTCCAGACGATTGCCCACACCCTTGGCGGTATCCAGCACACGACCGCCGCCGATGCCCAGTACCAGCGTGGCGCCCTGCTCTTTTACCTTGTCGGTGTGCTCGACCAGAGCCTGCTCGGAACATTCGCCGGTCAGGAACTCCACCGCATACTGAATGCCGTGCGCCCGTAAGCTAGATTCCAGCTCAGGATTTACCGCTTCCCAGGCGCGAGTAGTGGTGATAATCGCGATGTGTTTAGACAGTGGGGCAATGTATTCCCCTGCCAGCGCGCGAATTCCAGATTTATGGTAATAAGTCTGTGGGGATTTAATAGCTAGCACGTCAATAACCTGTTCGGAATAATTAAAGAAATGCTACGAGAAATAAAGAAATAAGCAATAACTTACTGCCAGATCGCTTTTCCATAATTCGCAATTACTTATGCGTTTTTTAGATAAGCAAATAGCAAAGCTTGCTATGCATGTCGGAGTAAAGAAAAGATAATGAAACAATAAAACATAATGGCATTTTTTATTTCACCACGGAAAAGACGAGAATATTGATGAATCAGGTTTTCAGGCAATTAACCCCCGACGATAATCACGCTTATCTTGAATTAATGCTGGCCGCCTACGCGCCCATTAAAGCTCTCGGTATTCATTTTGACGCCGCGACCGCCGATCTTGCCCGCGTGACCCGTCATTTGGCTGAACACAATGTTTACGCGCTGCTGGTCGATGGCAAGATGGTGTCATCGGTGACCCTGCGCTATCCGTGGGGTCCGCTGCCTGGTCCGTTCGGCCTGCCGCACATTGGCTGGTTTGGTGCCCATCCCGATTACAACGGTCACGGCTATGGCAAGAAAATCCAGGACTGGGTCGAGCAGGAGATCCTGGTCAAACAGCTTAAATCCCCTGCTGTTTCGCTGGGCACCGCCACCAGCCATCCGTGGTTGAAAGATATGTACGTGAAACGCGGATTCCAGCCAATGATGGAAAAAGATCTCGGCAAAGGTCACATCACCTTATTTATGAAGAAAATCCTCGACCCTGTGGCACATGAAAAATGGCTGGCTAAACAAAACCTCAGCTAATCGCCATCGGCACACGTCTTTATAAAGGAAATCGAATATGAAAATCATTCCTGAGCATCAGGATCTTGCACAGCTTATTCAGGCATTTCGTTTAGAGTTACACCGTTTCCCTGAGCTTTCTAATCAAGAATTTGAAACCACCGCCAGAATTAAGGCAGTGTTGAACGAACACCAAATCCGCATTCTTGACCTGCCGTTGGCCACCGGGCTGGTGGCCGAAGTTGGCGATGCCAGTTCGCCACATCTGGTGGTTCTGCGTTCCGACATTGATGCCCTGCCAATTGACGAGCAGTCCGGCGTCGATTATGTCTCGCAAAATCCCGGCGTAATGCACGCCTGTGGCCACGATTTCCACGCTTCTGCGGCGCTGGGTGCGGCCATTCTGCTCAAGAAAATTGAACATAAGTTATCAGGACGTGTGCGCATTCTGTTCCAGGCCGCAGAAGAAATCTTCCAGGGCGCGCCTGCATTGCTGGCAACCGGCGCGCTCAACGAAGCCGCAGTGATTTTTGGTATTCACAATGACCCGACTCTGCCGGTTGGCGTGCTGGGCAGTAAAGCGGGCGCGCTGACCGCCAGCGTGGACCGTTTTGATATCAAAATCACGGGCACCGGCAGCCACGCCGCCCGCCCGCACGACGGCAACGATCCGATTATCATTCTCGGCCAGGTGATTGGCGCAGTGCAAACGCTAATGAGCCGCAACGTGCCGTCCGATCACAACGCCGTGGTGTCGATTACCCAAGTTCACAGCGGCTCGACCTGGAACGTCATTCCAGACAGCGCGATGCTGGAAGGCACGGTGCGCACCTTTAATCAGGACACTCGCGAGCTGATCGAACGCCGCCTGCGCCAGCTGTTGCAAGGCATCGCCACCGCGTTTGAGGCCAAAATCGAACTTAACTGGCAGGCTGGTCCGCCGTCGGTATTTAACGATGCACAATGGGCTGACTTTGCTCTGGAACAGGCACCCGCCGCAGGATTTGAAGCGCTGCGCGTCGAAGCCAGCCCGATTGGCGAAGACTTTGCTTTCTATCAGCAGAAAATCCCTGGTGTCTTCGTGATGATCGGCTCCGGCGGCCCTTACGCCCTGCATCATCCGGCTTTCCGCGTTGATGACCGCGCGCTGTTCCCGACCGCCGATTATCTGCATCGTCTGGCGGTGAAAGCCCTGGAAAAATTGCAATGAGTCAACAGCTAACCTATCAGGCCGCGCTATTACGACAGCAGGCCGAAGTCATCCTGACCGGCTGGGGTATGGACGCGGCCATCGCTGCGCAAACTGCCGAGCTGATGATCGAAACCGATCTGTTGGGGATCGACTCGCACGGTATTTCCATGCTCCCGCACTATCACAAGCTGCTGAAAGCTGAAAAATGGCATCCGACGGCCAAGGCTAAAATCGTCAGTGAAACGCCGGTTATCGCGGTGATTGACGGCTGTGATTCTCTGGGTCATGCGACAGCGATGTTAGCGATGCAAACAGCGGTAGAAAAAGCCCAAAAGCTCGGTATGGGCGCGGCGGCGGTCCGCAACTCCAACCATTTTGGGGCGGCGGGGCTTTATGCACGCCATGCAGCGTCGCAGGGAATGATCGCGCTGGTGACCAGCACCACCCGCAGTCGAATGCTGGTGCCGACCGGCGCACAGTCACCGGTACTGGGCACTAATCCAATAGCCTTTGCAGCACCGGCCAATAAAAACGCTGATTTCGTTTTGGATATGGCAACCACCACTGTTGCCGCCAACAAGGTTAAAGTTTACGATTTTCACCACAAACCACTGCCGCAAGGCTGGGTAGTCGATGAACATGGCGAAGCGGTCACCGACAGTTCGCTTGGCATGGAATACGTGTTTCAGCACCAGCAAGGCGGACTGACGCCACTCGGCGGTCTAGAGCAAACCGGTGGCCACAAGGGTTACGGGTTGGCAATGATGGCGCAAATTCTCTCTGGTCCATTGGCAGCGGCGGCATTTGGCGCGACCCGCGGCAATAGCGGTATGCCGAACATTGGGCACTTTTTCCTGGCGCTGGACCCGAAAGCGTTTCGTGGCGAAGGCGAGTTCGAACAGGATCTGGATCATATCATCGACACACTGCATGATACTCCGGCAAGCGACCCACAGCGCCCCGTGCAGGTTGCAGGTGAGCCTGAGAATCACCATCATCAGCAACGCAGCTATGAAGGTATTCCACTGCCTGCGGCGTTGGTCCAGCAGTTGCGGGACATCTGCCAGCAAAACCAGTTCGCCTATCTGTTGGGAGAGCGACCTTGAACCTGACACTGCAACTGGCCGAGCTGATTACCGGTTCGCAGCCTTCTGCTCTGGCGCGTGAAAAAGCCCGTGCCGGGGTGCTGGATTTTGTCTCGGTCGCACTGCCAATCGTGCAAGGTCAAATTGTCGATACGCCGCTGAGCGGCCTGCGTAAAGTTTACACTGCCCGTGACTCGCAAACCTTGGCTTTGCTACTCGGCTATGCTGGGCACGCGCTGGACTTCGATGATTTTCATCCCGATTTCCGCGGCCATCCGAGCACGGTGATTCTTCCTGCACTGTTTGCCCTGGCGCGTGATAACCCGCAACTCGGCGGAGAAGCATTTCTCGATGCCTACATTATCGGCGTTGAAACCGCAGGCCGACTCGGTCTCGCCGCCGGTTCGTACCATTATAAAGCCGGTTATCACAGCACGGTAACACTGGGGACTATTGCTGCCGCCGCCGCCGCGGCACGACTGGTCAATGTCAGCGTGGACCAAACTGCCAATATTCTCGGCATCGCGGCGACGCGTGCCAGCGGTTTGCGGGCGCAGTTTGGCTCGGCAATTAAACCACTGCATGCCGGATTTGCAGCAGAATCAGCGGTTATCGCCACCAAACTGGCATTGGCCGGAGTGGAAGGTCAACCGGCGGCAGTGTTGGAGGCTTTCCTGATAAGCAGCGGGGGTGGACAGCAGCAGCCGGAAAAACTGGTTGCCCACTGGGCCGAACCGTGGCGCATCGTGTCTCCGGGACTGGAATTCAAGCCTTATCCGACCTGCGCCGGAACCCACAGCGCCGCCGATGCTGCCTTTGTGCTGCGCGAAGAATGGCTGCAAACCAGCGGCAAGCCTCTGGCCGAGTTGGCTGACGACCTTGACAGTATTGATGTGTCTTTCCCGCCGGGGGGCGATATTGCTGCCTCGGTCCGCTGCCCGCACAACGGTATTGAAGCCCGTTTTAGCCTGGAATACGTGATTGCCGCTGTGTTGCTGCGTAATCGATTGAGTCTGGCAGATTTCGGCGAAGGCCCGCTGGATGCGGAAATTTTTGCTTTGGCTAAAAAGGTGCAACGATCCCCAGACGCCACAGCACCGCCGGATGAAATCGACCCGACTCAGCGTTTTCATCAGGTGACGTTGTCACGAAAAAATGGCGAAATGCTGGTCTGTCGGATAACCCGCAAGCAAAGCGTGGCTAAAGGGGTAGATCAGAAACTCAAGCTACAAGGCTGTTTATCACAGGCCTCGCAGCAAGAGTGGAGTGAAATTGAAACCTTGAGTCAGTTAACTTCGCCAGCCGCCCTGACTGAACTGGCAAAGCGGCTGACGTCGTTCTGATCCCTTCAAAGCTTAACGGTAAAGCACTACCGGCGGTTCGAAAGCCTGCACCGCCGGAGCCGTTCCCTCAAAGCGGGCAACCTCGACAATGGTTATCTGCCCGCAACATCCCTGTGCCAGCGAAGAAGTGCCGACGTCCAAGGTTAAAACGTTGGGATTACCGTGGCGACACAGCGGCTTCTCGGCCTGCGGATCCTGCGGGTCATACCAGGCTCCGGTGGGTAACTGAACCACGCCGGCCATAATCCTCTCGCTTATATCGACACTTGCCAGCACCGTGCCGCGCGAGTTGCTGATTTTTACCGTATCGCCGATTTTGATCCCGCGACTGGCCGCGTCTTGCGGATGCAAACGGCAGATCTCGCGTCCGTCGAGCTTCTGGCTGACACTGTGTTTGCCGTAATCCAGCTGGCTGTGCAGCTTGGTCGCCGGTTGGTTGGCAATCAGATACAGCGGATTCCCGGCATCAGGTTTTTGCGTAGGCTCCAGCCATACCGGATGCCCAGGGCAGTCGGCATCGTTAAAATCGGCGATGGTTTGCGAGAATATTTCGATTTTGCCGCTTGGCGTGGGCAAAGGATGCTGCTCAGGATCGTTACGCAAATTTCGCAACAGCCTGCCGCCGTCCTTTAACTGTGGCAACTGCAGTTGGCCGATGTCCCAGAAGGTGCTGAAATTTGGCACGTCGATCCCCTGCTGCTGGCACTTTTCCTGCATCTGCCCGTAAAGATGCTCCAGCCATTGGCGCGCGCTGCGCCCTTCGGTAAACGCCTCTTCACGGCCCAGTCTCTTGGCCAGCTCGGCAAAAATCGTGTAATCGTCTTTGGCTTCACCAAAGGGTTTAGCTACCGGCTGCATGGCAAACAGATGGCGATCGGTTGGCGCTCCGCCCACGTCCTCACGCTCCAATGTCATGGTGGCAGGCAAAACGATATCGGCGTGGCGCGCGGTGGCAGTCCAGGCAACTTCGTGGACAATTAATGTATCCAGCTGGTTAAAGGCCTGACGCAGGCGCGCCAGATCCTGATGATGATGGAACGGATTGCCGCCTGCCCACCACGCCAGCTTAATGTGCGGATAACGGCGCGTCTCGCCGTTGTAGCGGAATTCTTGCCCCGGATTAAGCAACATGTCAGAGATACGCGCCACCGGGATAAAATCCTTCACGCCGTTTTTGCCCTGCGGCAGTGCGGGATAAGACACCTGATTATGATGCTTGCCGTAATGGCCCAAAGCCCCCAGCGCATAACCATAGCCGCCGCCTGGCAGTCCCGGTTGGCCCAGCGCCGCTGACAGCACCAGCCCAAGCCAAACCGGCTGTTCGCCGTGTTCGGCCCGTTGCAGGGCGTGCGCCACGGAGATCATCACCCGCTTGCCGTGCAGCTCCTCGGCGAGTTTTTCGATACGCGCTGCGCTGATGCCGCAAATCTCTGCCGCCCAGACCGCGTCACGCACCTGACCGTCTTCCGCGCCAACGATATAGGCGACCATTTTGTCCCAGCCGACGCAGTAGCGAGCAAGATAATCTTCGTCAGTCCAACCGTTACTTTTCAATACATGCAACAAAGCAAGAATCAGCGCGGCGTCGGTGCCAGGACGGATAGCTAGCCACTCGCCCTGGGCTTCGTCCGGCATATCGCTTTGCAGCGGGCTGACCGAGATAAATTTTGTGCCGCGTTTGGCCGCTTTATCGATAAACCCGCGCTCGGTGTGCTCACTGAGCCCACCGCTGGCGACCTGTGAGTTTTTCAGCGCCAGACCGCCAAAGGACAGCATCAGGTCGGTATGTTCGGAGATCTCCTCCCAACTCACGCCGCGACGGGCAATTTCGTTCATATCGCCGACGATGTGCGGCAAAATTACCGACGCCGCGCCGGAACTGTAGCTGTTTACCGAGCGAACATAGCCGCCGATAGTGGTGTTCAAAAAACGGTGAACCTGGCTTTGCGCATGGTGAAAACGCCCCGCGCTCGACCAGCCGTAGGAGCCGCCAAATACCGACTCCGGTCCATAGGCTTCGGCAATACGCGCCAGCTCACCCGATGCCAGCGCGTAGGCTTCTTCCCAGGTAACGGCGATATATTCATCGGCACCGCGGCGGTCATCAGGACCGGGGCCATTTTCCAGCCAGCCACGGCGGACCATCGGCGTAGCAATGCGCACTTTGTGGTTGAGCGCATTTTCAAAGTTTTTCAGCAGTGGACTTGGGTCGGGATCGCCGGAAAAAGGGATTACTACCAGTTGATCATTGTCCAAAACGGCGGTAAAAGCTCCCCAGTGGGAGCTATGAGTGGTAGGTTTTACGGTCATGGTTGACGGGTTGTCCTGGCAAAAAAAGGCCAACAACGGACACGGATAGACGGCAATGAGCCTCTACAGCACCGTTGACAAAAAATTGCGTACGCGGATGTTTTCCTGACTGTCGAGCACGGCTTCAGTCGGCCCGGCTGCCACGATTTTGCCCTCTTCCATAAAGACGATGTTATCCGCCACTTCACGGGCAAAGCCCACCTCGTGGGTGACGATAACCATGGTAATCCCCGAGTGTGCCAGTTTTTTGATTACCTGCAACACTTCGCCGACCAACTCAGGATCAAGTGCCGAAGTCGGTTCGTCAAACAGCATAACTTCTGGATCCATCGCCAATGCACGGGCGATTGCTACGCGCTGTTGCTGTCCGCCGGAAAGCTGAGACGGCCAGTCGTTTTCACGCGACCCCAGGCCGACCTGCTGCAACAGCGAGCGCGCTTTCAGCGTTGCCTGCTGGCGATTTTGTTTTTTCACGCGCAGCGGTGCATCAATAATATTTTGCAGCACGGTGCGGTGCGGAAATAGATTGAACTGCTGGAACACCATGCCAATCTGAGCGCGCTGGGCTGCAACCTGTTTGCTGTTTAGCTCATACAGCGCGTGGCCCTTCTGGTGATAACCCACCAAATGGCCGCCAATGCGAATGGTTCCGCCATCAAGCTTTTCCAAATGGTTGATGCAGCGCAGAAGTGTTGATTTTCCCGAGCCGGAAGGACCGAGGATCACCGTGACTGAACCGGCGGCGATATCCAGGTCAATGTTGTCCAGAATGGTATTGCCGGAAAAGCGTTTAGTAATATTACGTAACTCGATAGCTTCAGCCATTGCTGCCAACCCTCTCTTTACTCACCGCCAGAGCGGGCGCCTTGCGTTTGATCCATGAACGTTTTTCGTTGCGAACGGTGCCGCGACCAAAATAGCGTTCAACGTAATACTGACCCACCGACAGCACGGAAGTCATCAGCAAATACCACAGCGTTGCTACCAGCAATAGCGGGATAACTTCATAAGTCCGCTGATAAATAATCTGCGCCGAGTACAGCACGTCCTGCAGCGCTATCACTGAAACGACTGCCGTGGTTTTCAGCTGACCGATCACTTCATTGCCCGCCGGAGGCAGAATGGCACGCATCGCCTGTGGCAATACTGTGTGACGAAAAATCTGCGCCGGACGGTAGCCCAGCGCTTTGGCGGCTTCTAACTGCCCCTGATTAACGCTCTGAATGCCGGCGCGCACAATTTCTGCCGCATAGGCCGACTGGTGCATGACCAGCGCAATGACCGCCGCGCTGAACGGGCTGATCAGCGAGTTGGCGTTAACAGTCCACAGTTCGCCGACAAACGGCAGTGAAAGGGCAATTTTTGGGTACAGCGCGGCAACGTTGTACCAGAGAAACAGCTGCACCAGCATCGGCACGCCACGGAAAAACCAGGTGTAGGCCCAACTCACCGCCGACAGCACCGGGTTGGACGACAGGCGCATCAAAGCCAGCACCGTACCGCCGGCAAAGCCGAGAATTACGGAGATGGCCGTGAGTTGCAGCGTCATTAAGACGCCCTGAAGAATAGAGGCTTCCGTGAAGTTCTCGGCAATCACTTTCCACTCAAAGCGCGGATTGTTGATAACCGAGTTGGCTACGGCCAGTAAAATGAGCAATACCACAAAGGCACTGAACCAGCGGCCGTAGTATTTTTTACCGATAATGCGCAGTTCGCCCTGCGATTCTGGTGTTGCCTTTTGCATTAAAAAATCTCTTCGTTACGTTTTGCTTCTTTCATCGCGCCGTAGCCGATGTTCCACTTATCCAGGATCTTCTTGTAGCTACCATCCTTGATAAGCGAGTTCAGCGCGGCCTGAACGGCATCTTCCAGCGGTGAACCTTTAGGGAATGCAATCGAAACGGGCGCATCGTTAACCGTTATCTGGCCACTCATTGCCAAGGCTGGCACTTTGCTGACCTGATAGGTCAAGCCTTCGTATGGACCAAAGAACATTGCTACGCGACCGCTGACTACCGCCTGCACGCCCGCGGGGCGATCCGGGAAGGTGGCGATAGTAATGGCTGGCTTGCCATCGGCAACACACTTCTTGCTGGCGTCTTCAAGACGCAGCAGCTGAGTGGTCCCCGCCCCTGCGCCAATCTGCTTGCCGCAGGTTTCTTGCAATGAAGTGAATGGCGCAACGTTGGCATCTTTACGTGAGATGATCCCCAGACGTGAAGCATCGAAATAGCCAATGAAATCAACCTGACTCAGGCGCGCCTTGGTGGCATTGATATTAGACAGCGCCACGTCATAGCGACCCGATTTCAGGCCGGGAATAATGTTGTCGAAACCGCCAGTGTCACGCCACTGCACAGCAACGCCCAGTCTTTCGGCGACCGCTGTCATGACATCAATTTCACGTCCGGCCAGCGTTTTGTTATCGGCCATATAGAAAGTGGTCGGCGGCGTATTCGGGTTGGTGCCTGCGATGATATAGCCACGTTTTAAAATATCTGCTGGCAGTTTGCTTTTTAATGAATTATCCGCAGAAACATGAAACGAACTTGAAAATGGCACATTCTGATCGGCTGCCCAAACGCTGTGTACACTTCCGGCAATCACGAGAGGAAGCAGCAACTTTTTTAATAACTTCATTTCTAAACCTTTTTCCCGATGAAAATACAAAAAAATGCAAGTTTTAACATTTTCAATGTACGGCTTAGACCTTACAACTGCTTAAATTAGATAAGCTAAGCTAATTTTGTGCTAAAGAAATGCTTTGCAGGATAATAGCGGAAGAAAAACGAGGCGCGTCAGGGAGCTAGCGGGGGAGAAAATGCAGGGGCCGACTCGGCTTGACGACCCCTGATAGATCTAATTTATCCAGACAATGCTTTTTTCATCTATAGGACAATTAATCTATAAGACAATTAACGGAACGGCGGCTCGTCAAAGGTGCGCAGTTTACGCGAATGCAGCTTGTCGCCCTCGGCACGCAGCAAATCTATTGCGCGAATA contains the following coding sequences:
- a CDS encoding amidohydrolase, which encodes MKIIPEHQDLAQLIQAFRLELHRFPELSNQEFETTARIKAVLNEHQIRILDLPLATGLVAEVGDASSPHLVVLRSDIDALPIDEQSGVDYVSQNPGVMHACGHDFHASAALGAAILLKKIEHKLSGRVRILFQAAEEIFQGAPALLATGALNEAAVIFGIHNDPTLPVGVLGSKAGALTASVDRFDIKITGTGSHAARPHDGNDPIIILGQVIGAVQTLMSRNVPSDHNAVVSITQVHSGSTWNVIPDSAMLEGTVRTFNQDTRELIERRLRQLLQGIATAFEAKIELNWQAGPPSVFNDAQWADFALEQAPAAGFEALRVEASPIGEDFAFYQQKIPGVFVMIGSGGPYALHHPAFRVDDRALFPTADYLHRLAVKALEKLQ
- a CDS encoding GNAT family N-acetyltransferase, whose translation is MNQVFRQLTPDDNHAYLELMLAAYAPIKALGIHFDAATADLARVTRHLAEHNVYALLVDGKMVSSVTLRYPWGPLPGPFGLPHIGWFGAHPDYNGHGYGKKIQDWVEQEILVKQLKSPAVSLGTATSHPWLKDMYVKRGFQPMMEKDLGKGHITLFMKKILDPVAHEKWLAKQNLS
- a CDS encoding iron-containing alcohol dehydrogenase family protein gives rise to the protein MLAIKSPQTYYHKSGIRALAGEYIAPLSKHIAIITTTRAWEAVNPELESSLRAHGIQYAVEFLTGECSEQALVEHTDKVKEQGATLVLGIGGGRVLDTAKGVGNRLDGVSIVTFPTVAATCAAWSPITIIYNEAGGHERSQPLTKMPVLVLVDSEVIARSDVRFLKAGIVDALAKWYEFRPYQQKNADSLALNLKVMAARLAVDTFMAFGQQAVADNQQQRVTPALIKVIDANIAMAGMANSMRDDFPAPGVAHALHNRMTHQPELHHWLHGEKVGFGLLLQSILENHGGEPDAVLLTLLKQFDAPLRLPTLDGNREEALQKMAQEVKFSAQNAARLPFTLSATTILQALKASERAY
- a CDS encoding LLM class flavin-dependent oxidoreductase, whose amino-acid sequence is MTRSSNSPRKMRLGLFVQPLGHHVSGWRLTQRLGSPTDIDWLISIAKKAEEGTFDMFFVGDALATNVHRLPSTMARLEPLTLLSAVAVNTCHIGLAATASTTFSDPFTLARSFSSLDHISRGRAAWNVVTSYSNDVARNFSKEDMPGHADRYAKATEFLQVTNKLWEGWQEGAVIANKETGQYFVDDKINAIDHRGEHYQVQGPLNITRSPQGKPVIIEAGSSADGQKLAAHTAEVVFTASASLEEGQAFYRSQKQQVVEAGRNPDHLLILPGVMPIVGRSLAEAKETWRQLNLLVDIDNGIKQLSARFGLDMSQYPLDGPVPEIPAVEGNQSRVKLLTDLAERENLTLRELAAIAAGSRGHRVIVGTAEDIADDLQLWLEQEGADGFNIMPAIIPEQLDLFVELVIPVLRARGLFRESYEFSTLRENLGLPVV
- a CDS encoding aminotransferase class I/II-fold pyridoxal phosphate-dependent enzyme, with product MSHVLSTLVLSDRVQRVSMSPNAAAKQLTNSLKEAGVDIADLTTGEPDFDTPEHIKQAAYAAIERGETKYTPTPGIKPLRQAVQRKLARENKLEFDAGQIVIANGAKQIIFNAFAATLNDGDEVLVPVPFWPTFPDSVRFNGGTPVFLDCPIEQEYKLTPAQLEQAITQRTRWLILNNPGNPSGAVYDANELAALAEVLRRHPQVWILLDELYEHVLFDGRQHVSLLNIADDLRERTLLVGGVSKTYAMTGWRIGYGAGPKALTNAMAVVQSQNSSGASSVSQAAAVAAFDGGLAFIQPQVAAYQARRDVLVETLSQVEGLRLLRPEGAFFVFVNCEGLLGRQRSDGKLIESESDVMNFLLESGVSGVSGSAFGLSPYFRLSIATDFATVEEAGQRIARACAELK
- a CDS encoding Ldh family oxidoreductase, coding for MSQQLTYQAALLRQQAEVILTGWGMDAAIAAQTAELMIETDLLGIDSHGISMLPHYHKLLKAEKWHPTAKAKIVSETPVIAVIDGCDSLGHATAMLAMQTAVEKAQKLGMGAAAVRNSNHFGAAGLYARHAASQGMIALVTSTTRSRMLVPTGAQSPVLGTNPIAFAAPANKNADFVLDMATTTVAANKVKVYDFHHKPLPQGWVVDEHGEAVTDSSLGMEYVFQHQQGGLTPLGGLEQTGGHKGYGLAMMAQILSGPLAAAAFGATRGNSGMPNIGHFFLALDPKAFRGEGEFEQDLDHIIDTLHDTPASDPQRPVQVAGEPENHHHQQRSYEGIPLPAALVQQLRDICQQNQFAYLLGERP